In Zalophus californianus isolate mZalCal1 chromosome 17, mZalCal1.pri.v2, whole genome shotgun sequence, one DNA window encodes the following:
- the LOC113935828 gene encoding leukocyte immunoglobulin-like receptor subfamily A member 6 has product MGGSTGTLTPTALLYLGLCQGLWDQAGTGTLPKPSIWADPGPMVTKESPVTIWCQASLQADVYYLYKESVHGSWPMKTSQDSSNRASFSFASISSHNSGKYQCAYQRGKSWSQESDLLTLVVTGVFDAPSFSANPTLVVASGGNVSLSCSSPWPRGSFHLLKEGEADVPQYLELTFRRKRYQAVFLVGPVNTSHGGTYRCYISPESYPYLWSQPSNPLHLQVTGVYREPSLSAQPGSLVQSGDSLTLLCRSETGFDRFALTKDEELRAPQRLDGQPSPNFTLGPVSRSHGGQYRCYCGHKLSSTWSAPSAPLDVLITGMYEKPTLSAQPGPSVSWGENVTLQCRSEVLFDSFHLSKEGSLAPPQVLYLQDTVIPNQVKFTLSPVTSDHEGTYRCYSSHSNSPYLLSQPSDPLELLVSASNSQDYTVENLIRLGISALILMVLGVLLFQAGHSQRRPQDAART; this is encoded by the exons ATGGGAGGCAGCACTGGGACCCTGACCCCCACTGCCCTTCTCTACCTTG GGCTGTGTCAGGGCCTGTGGGACCAGGCAGGGACAG GGACCCTCCCCAAACCCTCCATCTGGGCTGATCCTGGCCCCATGGTCACCAAGGAGAGCCCTGTGACCATCTGGTGTCAGGCGTCTCTGCAGGCTGATGTCTACTATCTGTATAAAGAGAGTGTCCATGGATCCTGGCCCATGAAGACCTCACAGGATTCCAGCAACAGGGCCAGTTTCTCCTTTGCGTCCATAAGCTCACACAATTCAGGGAAATACCAGTGTGCATATCAGAGAGGGAAGAGCTGGTCACAGGAGAGTGACCTCCTGACCCTGGTGGTGACAG gaGTGTTTGATGCACCCTCCTTCTCAGCCAACCCAACCCTTGTGGTGGCCTCGGGAGGGAATGTGTCCCTCTCCTGTAGCTCACCGTGGCCACGGGGGTCATTCCATCTGCTGAAGGAGGGGGAAGCTGATGTGCCCCAATACCTGGAATTGACGTTCCGTCGTAAGCGGTACCAGGCAGTCTTCCTTGTGGGCCCTGTGAACACCTCCCATGGGGGGACCTACAGATGCTACATTTCTCCCGAATCGTACCCATATTTGTGGTCACAGCCCAGTAACCCTCTGCACCTTCAGGTCACAG GTGTCTACAGGGAGCCGTCCCTCTCGGCCCAGCCGGGCTCCCTGGTGCAGTCTGGAGACAGCCTGACCCTCCTGTGTCGCTCAGAGACTGGCTTTGACAGATTCGCTCTGACCAAGGATGAGGAGCTCAGAGCTCCCCAGCGTCTAGATGGGCAACCCAGCCCCAACTTCACCCTGGGCCCTGTGAGCCGCTCCCACGGGGGCCAGTACAGATGCTACTGTGGACACAAGCTCTCCTCCACGTGGTCGGCACCCAGTGCCCCTCTGGACGTCCTGATCACAG GAATGTATGAGAAACCGACCCTCTCAGCCCAGCCAGGGCCTTCAGTGTCCTGGGGAGAGAACGTGACTCTGCAGTGTCGCTCTGAGGTCTTGTTTGATAGCTTCCACCTGTCCAAGGAGGGGTCCCTGGCTCCTCCCCAGGTCCTTTATCTGCAGGACACAGTGATACCTAACCAGGTCAAGTTCACCCTGAGTCCTGTGACCTCAGACCACGAGGGGACCTACAGGTGCTACAGCTCACACAGCAACTCTCCCTACCTGTTGTCACAGCCCAGTGACCCCCTGGAGCTCCTGGTCTCAG CCTCAAACAGCCAAGATTACACAGTGGAGAATCTCATCCGGTTGGGGATCTCTGCCTTGATCCTGATGGTTCTTGGAGTGCTGCTCTTTCAAGCTGGGCACAGTCAGAGAAGACCCCAAGATGCAGCCAGGACATAA